One Carassius auratus strain Wakin unplaced genomic scaffold, ASM336829v1 scaf_tig00216849, whole genome shotgun sequence DNA segment encodes these proteins:
- the LOC113099058 gene encoding serine/threonine-protein kinase H1-like: protein MHFIKQDADIPSCSFPVYQGYVLVPDKEHLYGLKPRISPYKVFIMGTSSGKVLPEPSKNGYFCLINSVVNFKKQETDKENCKEKQQAWLWRRRSDRRASRRGISEEVKESVHLEERMTNPNAKFRAKFDPRVTARYDIKALIGSGSFSRVVRAEHRRTRQPFAIKLLEVKGREGHEACQAELGVLRRVNHCNVIRLAEVFETQYRVYLVLELATGGELLERVVARGTFRERDATKALMMVSSGLRYLHTLGVIHRDLKPENLLYYHPGQDSRLIITDFGLACWENKTTVSFQSRGDTAVMTQDADFDSVDVEKSCQAKDWAVRTLCGTPEYLAPEMLARRPCSSAVDMWALGVITYILLSGSLPFDQSSRPRLFRAILRGSYSFHGDPWKSVSTLAKSFIDRLLTLEPEHRMTAEETLKHPWLVSMAACSSNKNLHRSISRNLQRRASRASSRCPSSGSTPGSRISMRSGSRLGSGPRLGLSDLSQCQKIAA from the exons ATGCATTTCATAAAACAGGATGCTGACATCCCCTCCTGCTCATTTCCTGTTTATCAAGGATATGTTCTTGTACCAGACAAAG AGCATCTGTATGGGTTAAAACCACGCATCTCACCCTATAAGGTGTTTATAATGGGAACTAGCTCTGGAAAAGTGTTACCTGAGCCCTCCAAAAATGGATATTTTTGCCTTATCAACTCTGTTGTGAACTTCAAGAAACAAGAGACTGACAAGGAAAACTGTAAAGAGAAACAACAGGCTTGGCTTTGGAGGAGGAGAAGTGACAGAAGGGCTTCCCGGAGAGGAATATCAGAAGAAGTCAAAGAATCGGTTCATCTGGAGGAGCGGATGACGAATCCTAATGCAAAGTTTCGTGCAAAGTTTGATCCACGCGTCACAGCGAG GTATGACATCAAGGCTCTGATCGGCAGCGGTAGCTTCAGCCGCGTGGTACGTGCTGAGCACAGACGCACACGCCAACCCTTCGCCATTAAACTTCTGGAGGTCAAAGGTCGTGAGGGTCACGAGGCCTGTCAGGCAGAGCTCGGGGTCCTGCGACGGGTGAACCACTGCAATGTCATCCGCCTGGCCGAGGTGTTTGAGACGCAGTATCGTGTCTATCTGGTTCTGGAGCTGGCCACGGGAGGAGAGCTCCTGGAGCGCGTGGTCGCCCGAGGAACCTTCAGAGAACGGGACGCCACCAAGGCCTTGATGATGGTGTCCAGCGGGCTGCGCTATCTACACACACTGGGCGTCATCCACAGGGACCTCAAACCCGAAAACCTGCTGTACTACCATCCGGGACAGGACTCGCGACTGATCATAACAGACTTTGGACTCGCTTGCTGGGAGAACAAGACGACGGTTTCATTTCAGAGCAGAGGAGATACAGCTGTTATGACTCAGGATGCAGATTTCGACTCTGTAGATGTTGAGAAGAGCTGTCAGGCTAAAGACTGGGCTGTGAGGACGCTCTGCGGCACGCCGGAGTACCTGGCCCCTGAGATGCTGGCGCGCAGACCCTGCAGCAGCGCGGTGGATATGTGGGCGCTGGGAGTCATCACTTATATCCTGCTGAGCGGCTCGCTGCCCTTCGACCAGAGCAGCCGACCGCGACTCTTCAGGGCCATTCTCAGGGGCAGCTACAGTTTCCATGGAGAT CCATGGAAATCAGTATCTACATTGGCCAAAAGCTTCATCGATCGTCTCCTGACCCTTGAGCCCGAGCACCGGATGACTGCTGAGGAAACTCTCAAGCATCCTTGGCTGGTCAGCATGGCAGCCTGTTCCTCCAACAAGAACCTACACCGCTCCATTTCCCGAAACCTCCAGCGGCGGGCGTCACGGGCCTCCTCTCGATGCCCCAGCTCGGGCTCTACTCCTGGGTCTCGGATATCAATGAGGTCTGGGTCACGGCTGGGTTCTGGGCCACGGTTAGGGCTCAGTGACTTGTCACAGTGCCAGAAGATCGCTGCTTAG